The sequence below is a genomic window from Anaerolineae bacterium.
CCTGCTATGCACCGCACAACGAGGACGTGATCCCTTACGGGCGAGCGAGGATGGCGCGCGTTTTCTCGGCGGCAGCCTTCAGCGCCTCAGTCACGCTTTTCTCGCCCGCCACAGCGCTGTTGAGCTCAGTGCCCACTTCGTTGATGATCTCCTCGGCGCGCGTGCCGCGTGCAAGCGGCTCGGCGTCTTCAAGGATCTTGAGGACTGTCTCGTAGTACTGCTGACCGAAGCCTTTCTCCCACACTTCTGGGTCTTTCATCACGCTGACGCGCGTGGGCGCGCCGCCGGCGATCACGCGCTGCTTGTCCACCGACTTAGAGGTGAGCCATGCGATGTAGGTCCATGCCGCAACAGCGTTCGACGTGTTCTTGGGGATAGCCCAATGCCAAGCGCCTAGGACGGCTTTTCCGCCGGGCACTTCGTACAGCGCGAACTTGCCTGCCAGCTCGCCCGCAGGACCGTCCGGCTTGTTGAGCGTGGGCAGCATCCAGTTGTAGGAGATCATGGTTGCCGCCTCGCCGGATGCCATGGCGCGCAACGCTTCGTCGAAGCCCCAGTTCACGGAGTTGGGCGGCGCTGCTTCCTTGTGCATCTCGATGTAGAGCGAGAGCGCTTTCTGCGCAGCCTCGTTGTCAATGATCACGTTGCCTGCATTGTCGAGCAAGTTGCCGCCAGCAGCGTAGAGCCAGTTCTTCCACTCCTCGAAGATCTTGTAGCCCCTCTGCGGCTGCATGGCAGCGCCGAAGATGCCCTGCGACTTGAAGAATTTTCCGATCTGGACGTATTCCTCTAGGGTTGTTGGCACCTGCAGCGGCTTGCCGTAAGTCTGCTGGTACTTAGCTTTGTAATCAGGGTTGTC
It includes:
- a CDS encoding sugar ABC transporter substrate-binding protein; the protein is APSATYDVIIVDNPWMDEFARAGFLLPLDDYIAKTKDYDFDDFVGPLRDIGVVDGKVYGVPYYNYALGLIVRQDLFDNPDYKAKYQQTYGKPLQVPTTLEEYVQIGKFFKSQGIFGAAMQPQRGYKIFEEWKNWLYAAGGNLLDNAGNVIIDNEAAQKALSLYIEMHKEAAPPNSVNWGFDEALRAMASGEAATMISYNWMLPTLNKPDGPAGELAGKFALYEVPGGKAVLGAWHWAIPKNTSNAVAAWTYIAWLTSKSVDKQRVIAGGAPTRVSVMKDPEVWEKGFGQQYYETVLKILEDAEPLARGTRAEEIINEVGTELNSAVAGEKSVTEALKAAAEKTRAILARP